One segment of Ascidiaceihabitans donghaensis DNA contains the following:
- a CDS encoding heavy metal-binding domain-containing protein gives MILTTTQSIEGHPISAYKGIVVGEAIMGANVVRDFFAGITDIVGGRSGAYESKLQDARETAMRELEERARAAGGNAVVGVDLDYEVVGDSMLMVSASGTAVVIG, from the coding sequence ATGATCCTAACAACCACACAATCCATCGAAGGCCACCCCATCTCCGCCTACAAAGGCATCGTGGTGGGCGAGGCGATCATGGGCGCGAATGTCGTGCGGGATTTCTTTGCGGGGATAACGGATATCGTCGGCGGGCGCTCTGGCGCTTACGAATCCAAACTGCAAGATGCCCGCGAAACCGCGATGCGTGAGCTGGAAGAACGCGCACGGGCTGCGGGTGGCAATGCGGTGGTCGGGGTCGATCTGGACTACGAAGTTGTCGGCGACAGCATGTTGATGGTTTCGGCCTCTGGCACAGCGGTCGTTATTGGGTGA
- a CDS encoding YIP1 family protein, whose translation MLNDVNWGALVAQSLRRPAQAAQVVLSWDLPRDALWTAMALVTLCNAVLMYVTNIVTPPLPPELAAQAIPFPAWMFSPLTAFVFLAGSLVVTVHVLHWLSSMLGGPGGLNEMLALLTWLQALRAVAQFVLLFLLIAVPGLAGLFALAVAVMSLWLLVVFVNEASGLQSKFKAVGVLLTAAVGIIVGLSFLITLTGFAAIGV comes from the coding sequence ATGTTGAATGATGTGAATTGGGGGGCTTTGGTTGCACAAAGCCTGCGCAGACCTGCGCAAGCGGCACAGGTCGTTCTGTCATGGGATTTGCCACGCGATGCCCTTTGGACGGCGATGGCGCTGGTCACCTTGTGCAACGCCGTTTTGATGTATGTGACCAACATTGTCACACCCCCTTTGCCGCCTGAATTGGCAGCGCAAGCCATCCCGTTTCCAGCGTGGATGTTCAGCCCGCTGACGGCTTTTGTATTTTTGGCCGGATCATTGGTGGTCACGGTGCATGTTCTGCACTGGTTAAGCTCGATGTTGGGCGGGCCTGGTGGGCTAAACGAGATGTTGGCATTGTTGACGTGGCTGCAGGCATTGCGTGCCGTGGCCCAGTTTGTGCTTTTGTTTCTGCTGATCGCGGTGCCCGGGCTTGCGGGGTTGTTTGCCCTTGCCGTAGCCGTCATGAGCCTGTGGTTGCTGGTTGTTTTTGTGAACGAAGCCTCCGGTTTGCAATCCAAATTCAAAGCGGTTGGCGTTTTGCTGACTGCAGCTGTGGGCATCATTGTGGGCCTGAGTTTTCTAATCACACTGACCGGCTTTGCCGCGATAGGGGTGTAG
- the sufB gene encoding Fe-S cluster assembly protein SufB: MDVVTDDVVVKDGVDQDTVDAVREVGGAYKYGWETDIEMEYAPKGLNTDIVRLISEKNGEPEWMLNWRLEAYERWLTKTEPDWAMVDYPEIDFQDQYYYARPKSMEVKPKSLDEVDPKLLETYKKLGIPLKEQALLAGVEAPEGERKVAVDAVFDSVSVGTTFKDELAKAGVIFCSISEAIQEHPELVKKYLGTVVPVSDNYYATLNSAVFSDGSFVYVPPGVRCPMELSTYFRINAENTGQFERTLIIADKGSYVSYLEGCTAPQRDIAQLHAAVVEIIIEEDAEVKYSTVQNWYPGDENGKGGIYNFVTKRADCRGARSKVMWTQVETGSAVTWKYPSCILRGDDSQGEFYSIAIANNMQQADTGTKMIHLGKNTKSRIVSKGISAGKAQNTYRGLVSMHPKAQNGRNYTQCDSLLIGDKCGAHTVPYIEVKNNSARVEHEATTSKVDDDQLFYCRSRGMDEEEAVALVVNGFCKDVLQALPMEFAMEAQALVAISLEGSVG, from the coding sequence ATGGATGTAGTCACGGATGATGTGGTTGTAAAAGACGGCGTAGATCAAGACACGGTGGATGCGGTCCGCGAGGTGGGGGGCGCCTATAAATACGGCTGGGAAACCGACATCGAGATGGAATATGCCCCCAAAGGGCTGAACACCGATATCGTGCGTTTGATTTCCGAGAAGAACGGCGAACCAGAATGGATGCTGAACTGGCGTCTCGAAGCCTATGAGCGCTGGTTGACCAAAACCGAACCCGATTGGGCGATGGTCGATTACCCCGAGATCGACTTTCAGGATCAATATTACTACGCGCGTCCCAAATCGATGGAGGTCAAGCCGAAGTCTTTGGATGAGGTCGACCCCAAGTTGCTGGAAACCTACAAGAAACTTGGCATTCCTTTGAAGGAACAAGCACTTTTGGCGGGGGTCGAAGCCCCTGAAGGTGAGCGCAAGGTCGCTGTGGATGCGGTGTTTGATTCCGTATCCGTTGGCACAACCTTCAAGGATGAATTGGCCAAAGCGGGCGTGATCTTTTGCTCGATCTCTGAGGCCATCCAAGAGCATCCTGAGTTGGTCAAGAAATACCTTGGCACCGTGGTTCCCGTCTCGGACAACTACTATGCCACGCTGAACTCTGCCGTCTTTTCCGATGGCTCGTTCGTCTACGTCCCGCCGGGCGTGCGTTGCCCGATGGAGCTGTCCACCTATTTCCGCATCAACGCGGAAAACACAGGCCAGTTTGAACGCACTTTGATCATTGCCGACAAAGGGTCTTACGTGTCCTACCTGGAAGGCTGCACAGCCCCGCAGCGCGACATCGCGCAATTGCACGCGGCCGTGGTCGAGATCATCATCGAAGAAGACGCAGAGGTGAAGTATTCCACCGTTCAGAACTGGTACCCCGGTGACGAGAACGGCAAAGGCGGCATCTACAACTTCGTGACAAAGCGGGCCGATTGTCGTGGTGCGCGTTCCAAAGTGATGTGGACGCAGGTCGAAACGGGTTCTGCCGTGACGTGGAAATACCCGTCTTGCATCCTGCGCGGCGACGATTCACAGGGCGAGTTCTACTCCATTGCCATCGCCAACAACATGCAGCAGGCCGACACGGGCACCAAAATGATTCACCTTGGCAAAAACACCAAGTCGCGGATTGTGTCCAAAGGGATTTCTGCGGGCAAGGCGCAGAACACCTATCGTGGTCTGGTCTCGATGCACCCCAAGGCGCAGAACGGGCGGAACTACACGCAGTGCGACAGCTTGCTGATCGGTGACAAATGCGGGGCGCACACGGTGCCTTATATCGAGGTCAAGAACAACTCGGCGCGGGTGGAACACGAGGCGACGACCTCCAAGGTGGACGACGACCAGCTGTTCTATTGCCGCTCACGTGGGATGGACGAGGAAGAGGCAGTGGCCTTGGTTGTAAACGGGTTCTGTAAGGACGTCTTGCAGGCGTTGCCGATGGAATTTGCGATGGAAGCACAAGCGCTTGTGGCGATTTCGTTGGAAGGGTCTGTGGGGTAA
- a CDS encoding YIP1 family protein yields the protein MGVSTNIVATYKGPARVVRGLLAMGPREDRALAYLMAACVITFIAQLPRLARQAHIEGLELNMLLGASLMAWVFIAPLMLYILAGLARGVGMVLRGNGTGYGARLALFWAMLATSPLLLLHGLVAGFIGPGLELQIVGLIWFLCFAWFWIAGSIAQERRNVE from the coding sequence ATGGGTGTCAGCACCAATATCGTCGCAACCTACAAAGGGCCCGCGCGTGTTGTGCGTGGGCTTTTGGCGATGGGACCCCGTGAAGACAGGGCGCTTGCCTATTTGATGGCAGCCTGCGTGATCACCTTTATTGCGCAACTGCCCCGTTTGGCGAGACAGGCCCATATCGAAGGGCTTGAACTGAATATGCTGCTTGGCGCATCGCTAATGGCTTGGGTCTTTATTGCCCCTTTGATGCTATATATTCTGGCGGGGCTTGCCCGTGGTGTTGGCATGGTTTTGCGCGGCAACGGCACAGGGTACGGTGCGCGACTGGCGCTGTTTTGGGCGATGCTTGCGACCAGCCCTTTGTTGCTGCTGCATGGGCTTGTTGCAGGATTTATCGGACCGGGTCTTGAGCTGCAAATCGTTGGATTGATTTGGTTTTTATGCTTTGCATGGTTCTGGATCGCAGGCAGCATCGCACAGGAGCGGCGCAATGTTGAATGA
- a CDS encoding alpha/beta hydrolase yields MPEVIFPGPEGRLEGRYHPQKERDAPIAIILHPHPQFGGTMNHKVVHSMHYAFHKMGFTVLRFNFRGVGRSQGEYDQGVGELSDAASALDYLQSMNNNSKHCWVAGFSFGAWIGMQLLMRRPEITGFISVSPPANMYDFSFLAPCPSSGLMINGTADRVAPPADTHALVNKLHEQKGITITHTEVEGAGHFFEDDHLDTLIDHTTGYVKRRLTETTR; encoded by the coding sequence ATGCCTGAGGTCATTTTCCCTGGACCCGAAGGACGCCTTGAAGGGCGCTACCACCCCCAAAAAGAACGTGACGCACCCATCGCGATCATTTTGCACCCCCATCCACAATTTGGCGGGACGATGAACCACAAGGTTGTGCATTCTATGCACTATGCCTTTCATAAAATGGGGTTCACGGTCTTGCGGTTCAACTTCCGCGGCGTGGGACGGTCCCAGGGTGAATACGATCAGGGTGTCGGCGAACTCAGCGACGCGGCGTCCGCTCTCGATTATCTGCAGTCGATGAACAACAATTCCAAACACTGCTGGGTGGCGGGCTTTTCGTTTGGCGCGTGGATCGGTATGCAACTGCTGATGCGCAGGCCGGAAATCACCGGATTCATCTCTGTGTCGCCACCCGCCAACATGTACGACTTTTCGTTTCTGGCGCCCTGCCCGTCTTCGGGCTTGATGATCAACGGGACAGCTGACCGCGTTGCACCACCCGCGGATACACATGCACTGGTGAACAAGCTGCACGAGCAAAAAGGCATCACGATCACACACACAGAAGTTGAAGGCGCAGGCCACTTCTTTGAAGATGATCACCTTGATACTCTGATCGACCACACCACAGGATACGTCAAACGTCGCCTGACCGAAACCACACGCTGA
- the sufC gene encoding Fe-S cluster assembly ATPase SufC has product MLKIKDLHVKLEEEDKQILKGVNLEVEAGKVHAIMGPNGSGKSTLSYVLSGRDGYEVTAGDAHLGDVDLLDIDPEERAAAGLFLAFQYPVEIPGVGNMTFLRTAVNAQRKARGEEEMSAAEFLKVVRAKAKTLKIDADMLKRPVNVGFSGGEKKRNEILQMAMLEPKMCILDETDSGLDVDAMKLVAEGVNALRDEGRGFLVITHYQRLLDHIKPDVVHIMADGRIVKTGGPELALEVENNGYADILAEVA; this is encoded by the coding sequence ATGCTGAAAATCAAAGACCTGCACGTCAAACTTGAAGAAGAAGATAAGCAAATCCTCAAAGGGGTGAACCTTGAGGTCGAGGCGGGCAAAGTCCACGCGATAATGGGGCCAAACGGCTCAGGCAAATCCACTTTGTCTTATGTCCTGTCCGGTCGTGACGGCTATGAAGTAACAGCCGGAGATGCGCATTTGGGCGACGTCGATTTGCTGGACATTGACCCCGAAGAACGTGCGGCCGCCGGTTTGTTTTTAGCGTTCCAATACCCTGTCGAAATTCCTGGCGTTGGCAACATGACCTTCCTGAGGACTGCTGTGAATGCACAGCGTAAGGCCCGTGGCGAGGAAGAAATGAGCGCTGCTGAATTCCTGAAAGTTGTACGCGCAAAAGCAAAGACATTGAAAATTGACGCCGACATGCTGAAACGTCCCGTTAACGTGGGATTCTCGGGCGGCGAGAAAAAGCGCAACGAAATTCTGCAAATGGCGATGCTTGAACCAAAGATGTGCATCCTCGATGAAACGGATTCGGGTTTGGACGTTGATGCCATGAAACTGGTGGCTGAAGGCGTAAACGCACTGCGCGACGAAGGCCGTGGATTCCTGGTTATCACGCACTACCAACGCCTTTTGGACCACATCAAACCCGACGTCGTGCACATCATGGCGGATGGCCGCATTGTGAAAACCGGTGGCCCTGAGCTGGCCTTGGAAGTTGAAAACAACGGCTACGCCGATATTCTGGCTGAGGTGGCGTAA
- a CDS encoding Rrf2 family transcriptional regulator — protein sequence MKLSTKGRYAMVALTDIALQPEGTLVTLAEISNRQDISLPYLEQLFVKLRRAELVMSVRGPGGGYRLASPPSDIRVVDILGAVDETVDAMHKGAGASGGASGSRAQSLTNRLWEGLSAHVYVFLHQTRLSDIVANELAPCPAVPNLFDVVDV from the coding sequence ATGAAACTGTCGACAAAGGGCCGCTACGCCATGGTCGCGCTGACCGATATCGCGTTGCAGCCGGAAGGCACCCTTGTCACGCTGGCTGAAATTTCTAACCGACAAGATATATCGCTGCCGTATCTTGAGCAGCTTTTTGTAAAATTGCGCCGCGCCGAGTTGGTGATGTCGGTCCGTGGTCCGGGCGGGGGATACCGTTTGGCCAGCCCGCCATCCGACATTCGGGTTGTTGATATTTTGGGCGCTGTCGATGAAACCGTAGATGCCATGCACAAAGGGGCTGGCGCGTCGGGCGGTGCATCCGGATCACGGGCGCAGTCTTTGACCAACCGTTTGTGGGAAGGCCTGAGCGCCCATGTTTACGTGTTTTTGCACCAGACCCGTCTGTCGGACATTGTCGCAAATGAACTGGCCCCATGCCCAGCCGTTCCAAATCTGTTTGACGTTGTCGATGTTTGA
- a CDS encoding cysteine desulfurase family protein: MDRVYLDHNATTPLRVEARAAMIAAMDVVGNPSSVHAEGRAAKLLVERARVEVADLVGCKPNQVIFTGSATEAAALAAAQANQHGGGFSSAQTEHDCVLAWHDTDAGCLRAVSAANSETGVMQVDGCVVPSPDSYSVLCDITQMAGKMPVQYRDHQTPSYMILSAHKIGGPKGVGALINFTSEDPVALLKGGGQEMGRRSGTENIVGIAGFGAAATAARRDVAHGRWERVAELRNILEKALEAASKKTIFVGKAETRLPNTSCFITPGWKGETQVMQMDLSGFAISAGSACSSGKVRASKVLLAMGYSEQEAASAVRVSLGLDTSEDEIMRFADVWADKLTKHEARAA, from the coding sequence ATGGATCGTGTTTATCTTGATCACAACGCGACCACGCCTTTGCGTGTGGAGGCCCGTGCTGCAATGATTGCCGCCATGGATGTTGTTGGCAATCCATCATCGGTTCATGCCGAAGGCCGTGCGGCCAAATTGTTGGTAGAACGTGCCCGCGTAGAGGTGGCTGATTTGGTCGGTTGTAAACCCAATCAAGTCATATTCACTGGATCTGCCACTGAAGCCGCCGCGTTGGCTGCGGCCCAAGCGAACCAGCATGGAGGCGGGTTTTCATCCGCCCAGACAGAACACGATTGCGTTTTGGCATGGCACGATACGGATGCAGGCTGTTTGCGGGCAGTTTCTGCAGCCAACAGCGAGACGGGGGTTATGCAAGTCGATGGCTGTGTGGTGCCAAGTCCTGATTCCTATTCCGTTTTGTGTGATATCACCCAAATGGCTGGCAAAATGCCCGTGCAGTACCGCGATCACCAGACCCCATCCTATATGATCCTGTCCGCACACAAAATTGGTGGCCCCAAAGGTGTCGGCGCCCTGATCAACTTTACCTCCGAAGATCCGGTTGCGTTGCTTAAGGGCGGCGGACAGGAAATGGGCCGTCGGTCTGGCACTGAAAACATCGTGGGCATTGCCGGTTTTGGGGCTGCCGCGACGGCTGCGAGACGCGATGTGGCGCATGGACGATGGGAACGGGTTGCAGAACTTAGAAATATTCTAGAAAAGGCCCTTGAGGCTGCTTCAAAGAAGACTATTTTTGTCGGGAAAGCAGAGACGCGGTTGCCCAACACCTCGTGTTTCATAACACCCGGTTGGAAAGGCGAGACGCAGGTGATGCAAATGGATCTTTCTGGTTTTGCCATTTCGGCGGGATCGGCCTGTTCCAGCGGTAAAGTTCGCGCCAGCAAAGTGTTGTTGGCGATGGGGTATTCGGAGCAAGAGGCTGCCAGCGCGGTGCGTGTGTCGCTGGGTTTGGATACCTCTGAAGATGAAATAATGCGGTTTGCCGATGTGTGGGCCGATAAATTGACGAAACACGAGGCGCGTGCGGCTTAG
- the sufD gene encoding Fe-S cluster assembly protein SufD — MAAPAQQTTSTEARLATLTLPKGGWSDAARTDALARVQSMGLPGRRDEYWKYTRPDTLVQADVVPAAVFHTDETPVFADMDSLKIVFVDGVFDADASDDFALEGLTIERLAEARADIHWARDLYGTLEANGQKPVERPLAALNTAFASDGVLIHVTGQVDKPIALVYLHKLENSDAILHHVVKVDAGASVTVLENGPAAARFNKVMEVDVADRAAFHHVRAQGRDHERRAATHIFARLGSESTFKSFTLTANGVMTRNECIIELNGDDANATVAGACVGDGDFHHDDTVFITHDAVNCESRQVFKKVLRNGATGVFQGKILVKEGAQKTDGYQISQSLLLDGDSQFLAKPELEIYADDVACSHGSTSGAIDETALFYLRSRGVPQAEATDLLTLSFLAEAVEEIENEALREEINGRLASWLERRRS, encoded by the coding sequence ATGGCGGCCCCTGCACAACAAACCACAAGCACCGAGGCGCGGCTTGCCACGTTGACCTTGCCGAAGGGTGGATGGTCAGACGCTGCGCGCACGGATGCTTTGGCGCGGGTTCAGTCCATGGGGCTGCCCGGGCGGCGCGACGAATACTGGAAGTACACGCGCCCCGACACGCTTGTTCAGGCTGATGTTGTACCTGCGGCTGTCTTTCACACCGATGAAACACCCGTTTTTGCAGACATGGACAGCTTGAAAATCGTCTTTGTAGACGGCGTTTTTGATGCGGACGCCTCTGACGACTTTGCCCTTGAGGGGCTAACAATTGAACGGCTGGCCGAAGCACGCGCAGACATTCACTGGGCGCGTGATCTTTATGGAACGTTGGAAGCCAACGGGCAGAAACCTGTGGAGCGTCCTTTGGCTGCTTTGAACACAGCTTTTGCAAGCGATGGTGTGTTGATCCATGTTACAGGACAGGTCGATAAGCCTATCGCATTGGTATATTTGCACAAATTGGAAAACTCGGATGCGATTTTGCACCATGTTGTGAAAGTGGACGCAGGGGCCAGCGTGACCGTTTTGGAAAATGGTCCAGCGGCTGCACGGTTCAACAAAGTGATGGAAGTGGACGTCGCAGACCGTGCTGCCTTTCATCATGTGCGCGCGCAGGGCCGCGACCATGAACGCCGTGCGGCCACGCATATTTTTGCCCGTCTCGGATCGGAAAGCACGTTCAAATCGTTCACCTTGACCGCCAACGGTGTGATGACGCGCAATGAATGCATTATCGAGCTGAACGGTGATGATGCTAACGCAACAGTCGCCGGTGCATGTGTCGGGGACGGCGATTTCCACCACGATGACACGGTGTTTATCACCCACGACGCAGTGAATTGCGAAAGCCGCCAGGTGTTCAAGAAAGTGCTGCGCAATGGCGCCACCGGCGTTTTTCAGGGCAAGATTTTGGTTAAAGAAGGTGCCCAGAAAACCGATGGCTACCAGATCAGCCAATCGCTGCTTCTGGACGGGGACAGCCAGTTTCTGGCCAAACCAGAGCTTGAGATTTATGCCGACGACGTGGCGTGTTCGCACGGATCAACGTCTGGTGCGATTGATGAGACAGCTTTGTTTTACCTGCGATCACGCGGTGTACCCCAAGCCGAAGCTACCGATCTGTTGACGTTGTCCTTTCTGGCTGAGGCCGTCGAGGAAATCGAAAACGAAGCCTTGCGCGAAGAAATCAACGGCCGTCTTGCCTCCTGGCTGGAGCGTCGTCGCAGCTGA